One stretch of Arthrobacter polaris DNA includes these proteins:
- a CDS encoding AMP-binding protein, protein MNTEIEATKPQTTRDLLDLRADDDRPGLLFEGRIWTWAEVVAECKIRAHLMLSLHDEGKPFHVGVMLENDPEFIFSIGGAAYAGATVVGINLTRRGEELARDINYTDCEILITSREQEACFNGVESGVAERKTLRXRNPAFAAAVEKYRNAPLRHIAAAGXPSSILLLLFTSGSTGDPKAVICTTGRMCRTAVFQHMGLGSNDVSYNSMPLFHGNGIFACWSNPLFTGGAFALARKFSASGFVQDLLRYKVTYFNYVGRSLSYILAQPEKSKESLTNLESCFGTEASELDLAEFHRRFGVWPTENYGASEGGLNLRRTPETPEGSLGLPPEGMDAAVVNPETMAECPPAILSESGRILNAEEAIGELANLTGASLFEGYYKNPEAVAERIRGNAXLTGDLGYRDEAGFFYFAGRTSDRLRVDSENFSAAPVERVLARYPGVLLAAVYPVPDARTGDQVMATLQVKNPDDFDPAAFAAFLEVQPDLGTKWAPRFLSVVMEVPVTATXKINKPSMRRDAWLANETVYHRPGRDISFERLDERALEALVELFELNGRAHLLPLRAAGTNIKETV, encoded by the coding sequence ATGAATACCGAAATTGAAGCGACAAAACCTCAAACTACCAGAGATCTACTGGATCTGCGAGCCGACGACGACCGTCCGGGCCTGCTCTTTGAAGGCCGCATCTGGACCTGGGCCGAGGTGGTTGCCGAGTGCAAGATCCGCGCGCACCTCATGCTTTCGTTGCACGACGAGGGAAAGCCCTTTCACGTCGGAGTGATGCTGGAAAACGACCCTGAGTTCATCTTCTCCATTGGTGGCGCCGCCTACGCCGGAGCCACCGTGGTGGGCATCAACCTGACCCGCCGCGGCGAAGAGCTGGCCCGCGATATCAACTACACCGACTGTGAAATTCTGATCACCAGCCGGGAGCAGGAGGCCTGCTTCAACGGGGTGGAATCCGGGGTTGCAGAACGTAAGACCCTGCGTATNCGGAACCCTGCGTTCGCTGCGGCAGTGGAGAAATACCGCAATGCCCCGCTTCGGCACATTGCAGCTGCCGGGGANCCCTCCTCGATCCTGTTGTTGCTGTTCACCTCCGGGTCCACAGGAGACCCAAAGGCGGTCATCTGCACCACCGGCCGGATGTGCCGCACCGCGGTATTCCAACACATGGGTTTGGGAAGCAACGACGTCAGCTACAACTCGATGCCCTTGTTCCACGGCAACGGCATCTTTGCCTGCTGGTCCAATCCGTTGTTCACCGGTGGTGCATTTGCCTTGGCACGCAAGTTCTCTGCCTCTGGCTTCGTGCAGGATTTGCTGCGCTACAAGGTCACCTATTTCAACTATGTGGGCCGCTCGCTGTCCTACATTTTGGCGCAGCCCGAGAAATCCAAGGAGTCCTTGACCAATCTGGAGTCCTGTTTTGGCACCGAGGCCTCAGAGCTGGACTTGGCCGAGTTCCACCGGCGTTTCGGCGTCTGGCCAACCGAGAATTATGGTGCCAGCGAGGGCGGCCTGAACCTGCGGCGCACNCCGGAAACTCCCGAGGGGTCCCTGGGCCTGCCGCCGGAGGGTATGGATGCCGCCGTCGTGAATCCGGAGACCATGGCCGAATGCCCACCCGCCATCCTGAGCGAATCCGGGCGCATCCTGAACGCCGAGGAAGCCATCGGTGAACTGGCCAATCTCACGGGTGCCTCACTGTTTGAGGGGTACTACAAGAACCCTGAGGCAGTCGCTGAGCGCATCCGCGGCAACGCATTNTTGACCGGTGACCTGGGCTATCGCGATGAGGCGGGATTCTTCTACTTCGCCGGGCGCACCTCCGACAGGTTGCGTGTGGACAGCGAAAACTTCTCCGCGGCCCCGGTCGAACGCGTCCTGGCACGCTATCCGGGTGTCCTGCTCGCTGCCGTGTACCCGGTCCCCGACGCCCGCACCGGTGACCAGGTCATGGCCACTTTGCAGGTCAAGAATCCCGACGACTTCGATCCGGCGGCGTTCGCTGCCTTCCTGGAGGTGCAGCCGGATCTGGGAACCAAATGGGCGCCGCGTTTCCTCAGCGTCGTCATGGAGGTTCCGGTAACAGCCACGCANAAGATCAACAAGCCAAGCATGCGTCGGGATGCGTGGCTGGCGAACGAAACCGTCTACCACCGCCCGGGACGNGATATCTCCTTTGAGCGGTTGGACGAACGAGCGCTCGAAGCGCTGGTGGAATTGTTTGAACTGAACGGCCGCGCCCACCTCCTGCCNCTACGCGCAGCCGGAACCAACATCAAGGAGACAGTATGA
- a CDS encoding MaoC/PaaZ C-terminal domain-containing protein yields MPELRIPITATLIVTGAIATRDFQKVHHDKDVAVAAGTKDVFMNILTTNALVNRYVGEWAGPAARIGRINIRLGATXLPGDEMVFTGSVESVDGANVTVKVIGTNSLGPHVTGTIDLSIPSREETP; encoded by the coding sequence TTGCCGGAGCTGAGGATACCGATTACCGCGACACTGATCGTCACCGGTGCAATTGCCACCCGTGACTTCCAGAAAGTGCACCACGACAAGGACGTCGCCGTGGCCGCGGGAACCAAGGACGTCTTCATGAACATCCTAACCACCAACGCCCTGGTCAACCGCTACGTGGGCGAATGGGCAGGACCCGCCGCCCGCATCGGCCGCATCAACATTCGCCTGGGTGCCACCAANCTTCCCGGGGATGAGATGGTCTTCACCGGCTCAGTGGAATCGGTTGACGGAGCAAACGTCACGGTCAAGGTCATCGGCACCAACTCCCTAGGCCCACACGTTACCGGCACCATCGATCTGAGCATCCCATCTCGAGAGGAAACACCATGA
- a CDS encoding MaoC family dehydratase N-terminal domain-containing protein: MSNNPTVMIGEIITAGRERVSVARDEVNRPMINHLCEAMEESNPIYLDPDAARAAGXPDVVSPPSALQVWNMINPSDPIIESDVDRAYAILAECGYPKVVAVNCDQEYDRYLSLGDVLTAAEKVETFVGPKQTGLGEGYFITTLTTYTDQQGERVGTMRFRTLWYNPAKRSTS; this comes from the coding sequence ATGAGTAACAATCCCACCGTGATGATCGGCGAGATCATCACTGCCGGACGCGAAAGGGTCTCAGTGGCCCGTGACGAAGTCAACCGGCCGATGATCAACCATCTGTGCGAGGCCATGGAGGAAAGCAACCCGATCTACCTCGACCCCGACGCCGCCCGGGCGGCAGGCCANCCGGATGTGGTCTCCCCACCGTCAGCATTGCAGGTGTGGAACATGATCAACCCCTCCGACCCGATCATCGAAAGCGACGTAGACCGTGCCTACGCGATCCTCGCCGAGTGCGGCTATCCGAAGGTTGTCGCGGTGAATTGCGACCAGGAATACGACCGCTATCTGTCTCTGGGCGATGTGTTGACTGCCGCCGAGAAAGTGGAGACCTTCGTGGGTCCGAAGCAGACGGGCCTGGGCGAGGGCTACTTCATCACCACCTTGACCACCTACACCGACCAGCAGGGCGAACGCGTGGGAACCATGCGCTTCCGCACCCTTTGGTACAACCCAGCAAAGAGGAGCACCTCATGA
- a CDS encoding lipid-transfer protein — MSNLLNKAVIVGIGATEFSKNSGRSELQLAQEASLAACRDAGVNPHDVDGMVTYSMDTNPAIEVARGLGCKELNFFSHVDYGGGAAAGTILHAAMAVATGVAKTVVCYRAFNERSGARFGAAMSTAGMAPDARAAAYAWTLPFGLMTPASWVGMFAQRYMHLSGATSEDFGRVAVADRKHAATNPKAWFYGKPITLEEHQASRWIADPLHLLDCCQESDGGQAFVITTPERAKDLPGKAVSIKAAAQGAAYDQHTMVSYYRKDGDRALPEMGNVARQLWNDTGLKPEDIDTAVLYDHFTPFVLAQLEEFGFCGRGEAKDFIKNGAIELGGRLPINTNGGQLGEAYIHGMNGIAEGVRQIRGTAVNQVPNARNVLVTAGTGVPTSALILGND; from the coding sequence ATGAGCAATCTGCTGAACAAGGCGGTCATCGTAGGCATTGGCGCTACCGAGTTCTCCAAGAACTCCGGCCGCTCCGAACTTCAGCTCGCCCAGGAAGCCTCACTGGCCGCCTGCCGCGATGCCGGGGTCAACCCGCACGACGTTGACGGCATGGTGACCTACTCAATGGACACCAACCCCGCCATTGAGGTGGCCCGCGGCCTAGGTTGCAAGGAGTTGAATTTCTTCAGCCACGTGGACTATGGTGGCGGCGCCGCTGCTGGCACCATTTTGCACGCAGCCATGGCCGTTGCCACCGGCGTGGCCAAGACCGTGGTCTGCTACCGCGCCTTCAACGAACGCTCCGGCGCCCGCTTCGGTGCGGCCATGAGCACCGCGGGAATGGCACCGGATGCCCGGGCCGCCGCCTACGCCTGGACCCTGCCCTTCGGCCTGATGACCCCGGCCTCCTGGGTGGGCATGTTCGCCCAGCGCTACATGCACCTCAGTGGCGCCACGTCCGAGGACTTCGGCCGCGTGGCCGTGGCCGACCGCAAGCATGCAGCCACGAATCCAAAGGCCTGGTTCTACGGCAAGCCGATCACCTTGGAAGAACACCAGGCCTCGCGATGGATCGCCGATCCACTGCACTTGCTGGACTGCTGCCAGGAATCCGATGGCGGTCAGGCGTTTGTCATCACCACNCCCGAGCGAGCCAAGGACCTGCCGGGCAAGGCAGTGAGCATCAAGGCCGCAGCACAGGGTGCCGCCTACGACCAACACACCATGGTTAGCTACTACCGCAAGGATGGAGATCGTGCGCTGCCGGAAATGGGCAACGTTGCCCGACAGCTGTGGAACGACACCGGGCTGAAGCCCGAAGACATCGACACTGCGGTGCTGTACGACCATTTCACCCCGTTCGTGCTGGCCCAGTTGGAGGAGTTTGGTTTCTGCGGTCGCGGCGAAGCGAAGGATTTCATCAAGAACGGTGCCATTGAGCTGGGCGGACGACTGCCAATTAACACCAACGGCGGCCAGCTNGGGGAAGCGTACATCCATGGCATGAACGGCATTGCCGAGGGCGTCCGGCAGATCCGCGGC
- a CDS encoding Zn-ribbon domain-containing OB-fold protein, with protein sequence MTETLSEELSKTKGQPRQDQALRPRPAINLDNAFXFESLNERGELSIQQCGECEELRHPPVPMCPECNSVHWAPKAMAGSGTVHSYVVLYHPIVPPFEPGYIVAVIELDEGPRVVMNLEGVERADVRIGMPVAITVERMDETLVLPVARPAGEHK encoded by the coding sequence ATGACCGAGACCCTGTCCGAGGAACTATCAAAGACGAAGGGCCAACCGCGACAGGACCAAGCCCTCCGCCCGCGCCCGGCGATCAATCTGGACAACGCCTTCTTNTTCGAGTCGCTCAACGAACGCGGTGAGCTGAGCATCCAGCAGTGCGGTGAATGCGAAGAGCTGCGCCACCCGCCGGTGCCGATGTGCCCGGAATGCAACTCGGTACACTGGGCCCCGAAGGCCATGGCCGGAAGCGGAACCGTGCACAGCTACGTGGTGCTGTACCACCCCATCGTTCCACCGTTCGAGCCCGGCTACATTGTGGCCGTCATCGAGCTGGATGAAGGCCCGCGCGTGGTCATGAACCTCGAGGGCGTCGAACGCGCGGACGTGCGGATCGGGATGCCGGTGGCCATCACCGTTGAACGCATGGACGAGACTCTGGTGCTGCCCGTGGCACGCCCGGCAGGAGAGCACAAATGA